The DNA region CAAGTCTTTGCTTTCGGCGACGACGGGCGTCTGCGCCCCTACCTGCGGGCGGGGATGTCTTACGACTTCGGCGACGGCGCGCGCGACGCGGCGACGGGCGAGTTCGGGGCGGGCATTCAGCTGCACTGGCCGCGGCTGGGCCTGGAGATGGAGTGGGAGGGCGAGGCGCGACTGGCCAGCAAAGACGGCCGCGACTACCGAGAATATGGAAGCACGGGCACGTTGCGCTACGACCTGGGCGGCGACCGCCGCGGCCTGTCTGTGGCGTTGCGTCCGGAATTCGGCTGGGCGCAGGGTGCGGCGGACGGAGCCGCGGGCGTGGCGCCGCTGGACGGAGGGGCTTTTGGCGGCGTTTCCTCTCCGGGTGCCGGGGGGCGCGGCAACGGCCAGGGAAGCGGCCTGGGTCTGCGCAGCGAGTTGTCGTATGGCATCGGCGGCGTGCGGCTGGCGCGGGCTCTGCCGGGACTGTTGATGCTGTACGGCGAGAGCGGTTTGGCCTCAGGCGCGAGCAGCTACGGCGGCGGGCTGCGCTTCGAGGCGGAGCGTTTCTCGCTGGATGCGGGGTTGCGGCGCGAGGGCGGCGCCGACTCCGACAGCGAGTTTTTGCTGGACGCCACCCTGCGCTTCTAAGGACGATACGGGAGAGGCGGCAAGGCCGCGCTTATGGATTGCGGGCGGTTTTCTTCTGTAGTTTGTCGCGCATACGCATCCCGCTGCCCCGGCGGCGAACCAGGACAATTTCGCTGATGACGCATAACGCGATCTCCTCAGGCGTGCGCGCGCCGAGGTCCAGGCCGGAAGGCGCCATGACACGCTTGCGCTGCTCGTCGTCGTAGCCTTCCTCGCGCAGGTATTCCAATACCAGGGCGGAACGTTTGCGGCTGGCAATTAAGGCGATATAACCCGCTTGCGAACGCAAGGCCCGGGTCATGGACTCATGATCGCCTTTATGCTGGGTGGCGATGACAACGAAATCGTCTGCCGTCGGGAGCAATTGTTCGTAGCGAATGTCGTCGCCGATCAGGCGCGACGCATTCGGGAAGCGCTCCCGATCCACGAGGGGATCGTTCACCACGACCTGCAATCCAACCAGGTCTCCCAACAGGCACAAACACTCGGCAATGCGCCCGTGCCCCATGATCCAGAGCGTGGGATTCGGCAGTACGGGTTCGATATAAACCCGCATATGGCCTCCACAAGGCATTCCAGCGCCCAGCACCTCGTCATCCAGGTCAATATCAACGACCGTTGTCCGGGCGGCTTTGATGCATTTCAGCGCCGCATCGCAGGCCGTAGATTCCGCACATCCGCCGCCGACCCATCCGGCGACCACTTTCCCATCATGGGCGATAACGGCCTTGGCGCCGGTTTTTGCCGATACCGACCCCACGGTTTCGACTACCGTGGCAACCGCATAGGGCTGCCCCCGGGTCCGCATCTTTGTCAAAACGTCGAGTATGTCTTCTGCCATGGCGCCAAGTTTTTCACATTGCCCGTTCGTTGCCTTGCATCCCCTGAAAGGCAAGGTAGTCCTGACGGGTATCCAGGTCAACCACGACGTGGTCGGTATCCATCGCAACGGTGGTCACCAGGTCCGGGTTCTCCTGGAGGAAGCGCTTGCAGCCGAGGTTGCGATTGCCATTCAGGATCTTCTCCCTGTGCCGGTATGCGAGGATGATCGGATTGCCGCGCCTGCCCCGGTAGGTCGGCACCAGTACGCAACCCTGGCGACGCCTGGCAAAGGAATCAATGAGTCGGTCTATGTCCGCGGGCTCCAGCAACGGCTGATCCGATAAACAGATCATGATCCCGTCGCACGGCCCGGACAGGGATTCCAGCCCTTTATATACGGAAGTCATTTGTCCTTCCCGGTATGCTTCGTTGACTACCACCTCCAGGGGCAGGTCCTCCAATAAGGGCCGGCTTTGCTCGGCGGCGTGTCCAAGCACGGCGATTACATGTTGCAGCCGGGATGCCAGCAGCGTTTGCGCCGTGTGGCGCAGCAACGGCACGCCATGGATGTCCAGCTCCAGCTTGTTTATCCCGCCCATGCGCCGGGATTCGCCGGCGGCGAGCAGAATGGCGGCAACACGGCTCATGCCGGCGCTTCCGCAGCCGGCGCGCCGCCGGCCCGCTGGCGGCGCGTCTTTACCAACCCGGCCAATACCGACAAAGCAATTTCCTCAGGAGTGACCGCGCCGATCTCTATGCCGGCCGGGGCGAGAATTGCATCCACCTTGCCTTGCTCGTGTCCGCGTTGCCGCAGACGCCGCTTGATTTTTTCGCCCTTGCGCCCGCTGGCAATGAACGCGATGTAGTCGGCGCCGGACGATAGCGCGGCCTCCAGGGCCAGTTCGTCGCTCTTGCCCTGGGTGGCAACCACGGCGAAAGCCGGGACGCCGCAACGCAGTGCCGACGCATCCAGGGAGGCAACGATTTCCACGGCATCGGGATACATGTTCGCGTCGGCGCCGGGGAACATCGCGGTCACGGCAAAGCCGGTGCGGTGCGCGAGCGCCGACAATGCCTGCGCGCTTGGCGCCGCGCCGATAATAAGCAAAGCGGGCCTTGGAACGACCGGGTCAATAAAGATATCCATGGTGCCCCCACTGTGACATGTCATGCCGAAACCGATGACGCCTTTTTCCGGGGATGCATTCTTATCCGGGCTTACGCGAATCAGCCGCGCCTGGCCGTCTTGCAAGGCTTTTTTGACGGTGGCGATCACGGCCGGTTGGGCGCATCCGCCGCCGATCCAGCCTTGAATCGCTCCCTGTTCGTCCACGATTGCCTTGGCGCCCGGTTTTGCGGAAGCCGGCGACTCGCAACGCACCACGGTGACCAGGGCAAAGGGCCGCCGCCGCGCCTTCCATTCGCCGGCTTGCGTCAGTATGGCGTCGGTTTCCAGCATGATCCGCCCCTATTACCCATTACCCATTACACCCCGGCCAGTTCCGCCTCCAATGCGCGAAGGCTCGCCAGATTGTGCACCGATGCAAACAGGTCGAGGTAAGGCAGTGCCGCCGACATGCCGCCGCTCCTGGGTTCGTAGCCCGGCCGCCCCAGCAGGGGGTTCAACCATATCAGTTTTCGGCAGCGGTTTTTAACCGTTGCCAGATGTTGCCCAAGCAGTTCCGGGTCTCCCGTTTCCAGACCGTCGCTGACGATCAGTACCAGCGAACGGGAATTCAGGCGATGCCCGTATTGGGCAAGAAAGCTCCCGACGCATTCGCCAATCCGTGTGCCTCCCGACCAGCCCGCGGAGATCAATGCCAGCCGCTGGCCGGTCTTTGCCAGATTCGGCTGCTCCAGGGCGTCGGTGATGCGCACCAGGCGGGTGTGAAACGCAAAGACGGCGGCGTCGCGGAACGCAGCGACAATACCGCGCGCGAAGCGTAGAAAAAGGTAGCTGTACAGCGACATCGAACGGCTGACATCAACCAACAGGAACAGGCGCGGTTGCCGCTCGCCGGGGCGTCGCAATGCCAATTCCAGCGGCACGCCGCCGTATTGCAGGCTGTTGCGAACGGTGCGGCGCAAATGCACCTGTCTTCCCCGGCGATGGATTTTCTGTCTTCTCACCATAAGCCGCCGCATTCTTTTGGCCAGGCGCCCCACCAGTTGCTCCATCTTGTGCATCTCATCGGCATCCGTAATGAAGCGAAAATCGGTTCGCGCCAGAAGCTCGCGCTTGCTTGCCCCGCCACGCGCGCTGCCGCCGCTGTCGGCGTCTTCGCCTGCCTCTTGTCCGGCCCGGTCCACGTCGCAGGCGCTTCCCTGCCAGGCGCCGGCGCCCGGCGCCAGCGACGGGCGCCGGCCGACGGGCGCCGCGGCGTCCGATTGCGTCCAGATTCGCTGGACACTCTCCGGTTGCCAATAGGCATCGAAGAGTTGGTCGAAGCGCCGCCAGTTATTGTGGTCGCCGCAAAGCAGGCTGCGCAATCCCCAGTGCAAACGCTGCATATGGGTCAGGCCGCAGACACGGGCGACCCGTAGTGCATCGAGCGTCTCGGCAATACCGGCCTGAAACCCGTTATCGCGCGCCAGCCGCACGAATTCTACCAGTCTTCCTGGCAGCGTTTCCGCCAGCGGCGGGGGCAGCGTTGCGTCTGCCGCGGCGGGTTTCATACCACTTTCGCCGCCAGTCGTTCGATTTCCGCGATGCCC from Gammaproteobacteria bacterium includes:
- a CDS encoding VWA domain-containing protein, with translation MKPAAADATLPPPLAETLPGRLVEFVRLARDNGFQAGIAETLDALRVARVCGLTHMQRLHWGLRSLLCGDHNNWRRFDQLFDAYWQPESVQRIWTQSDAAAPVGRRPSLAPGAGAWQGSACDVDRAGQEAGEDADSGGSARGGASKRELLARTDFRFITDADEMHKMEQLVGRLAKRMRRLMVRRQKIHRRGRQVHLRRTVRNSLQYGGVPLELALRRPGERQPRLFLLVDVSRSMSLYSYLFLRFARGIVAAFRDAAVFAFHTRLVRITDALEQPNLAKTGQRLALISAGWSGGTRIGECVGSFLAQYGHRLNSRSLVLIVSDGLETGDPELLGQHLATVKNRCRKLIWLNPLLGRPGYEPRSGGMSAALPYLDLFASVHNLASLRALEAELAGV
- a CDS encoding XdhC family protein; amino-acid sequence: MRTRGQPYAVATVVETVGSVSAKTGAKAVIAHDGKVVAGWVGGGCAESTACDAALKCIKAARTTVVDIDLDDEVLGAGMPCGGHMRVYIEPVLPNPTLWIMGHGRIAECLCLLGDLVGLQVVVNDPLVDRERFPNASRLIGDDIRYEQLLPTADDFVVIATQHKGDHESMTRALRSQAGYIALIASRKRSALVLEYLREEGYDDEQRKRVMAPSGLDLGARTPEEIALCVISEIVLVRRRGSGMRMRDKLQKKTARNP
- a CDS encoding nucleotidyltransferase family protein — its product is MSRVAAILLAAGESRRMGGINKLELDIHGVPLLRHTAQTLLASRLQHVIAVLGHAAEQSRPLLEDLPLEVVVNEAYREGQMTSVYKGLESLSGPCDGIMICLSDQPLLEPADIDRLIDSFARRRQGCVLVPTYRGRRGNPIILAYRHREKILNGNRNLGCKRFLQENPDLVTTVAMDTDHVVVDLDTRQDYLAFQGMQGNERAM
- a CDS encoding autotransporter outer membrane beta-barrel domain-containing protein, giving the protein GGGNTLSLWGRGNYSSLEGEPLEGGTRYDYDGDSYGFYLGLDSRYDDYLAGVAVGYTAGDVSLRAASGPAAGAVERSDFESELVAVYPYAAWQPSERLSVWLMAGYGQGELEIEERAGATRRKATSDTDLLLGAAGLSWRRPTGNAEILLRLSGTVLHGETDGGSFDDDTPYAKTETDAQQLRGEGELGQVFAFGDDGRLRPYLRAGMSYDFGDGARDAATGEFGAGIQLHWPRLGLEMEWEGEARLASKDGRDYREYGSTGTLRYDLGGDRRGLSVALRPEFGWAQGAADGAAGVAPLDGGAFGGVSSPGAGGRGNGQGSGLGLRSELSYGIGGVRLARALPGLLMLYGESGLASGASSYGGGLRFEAERFSLDAGLRREGGADSDSEFLLDATLRF
- a CDS encoding XdhC family protein, with the translated sequence MLETDAILTQAGEWKARRRPFALVTVVRCESPASAKPGAKAIVDEQGAIQGWIGGGCAQPAVIATVKKALQDGQARLIRVSPDKNASPEKGVIGFGMTCHSGGTMDIFIDPVVPRPALLIIGAAPSAQALSALAHRTGFAVTAMFPGADANMYPDAVEIVASLDASALRCGVPAFAVVATQGKSDELALEAALSSGADYIAFIASGRKGEKIKRRLRQRGHEQGKVDAILAPAGIEIGAVTPEEIALSVLAGLVKTRRQRAGGAPAAEAPA